The region GATGCGGGGATTGGTATTAACTGGAACTCCACATCCAGCGCGGATTATCTGGTGGTGACCGCTTCATACCCTGTGAAGGTGAACGACGTTCAGATACCTATCTACCTCAACAGTACCGTTGCATCGGAGATCCTCCACGATGCCACCACAAACAAGGCCGAGATAGGTGTGTACTCCGACCCCCAGTTCAAGAACCCCGTCCCCTTCTGGATTGAGTACTGGAATGATAAGGGTGCCCTGATATGGATAAAGGGCAACCTGCCGGGGACGTACTACATCAAATACAACACGGGAACCATGACGCGGGGGGATGGGAACGAGGTATTTTTGTTCTTCGACGACTTCTCCTACCTGAACCCGGGGATGAGCGGTTCAACCATAGCCCAGCTCCTCAGGGAACACGGATGGAACGTTGGAGGAAGTTCAAAGTACTTGTCTGCGGGTGAGGGGATATTGAAGTTAAGGGGAGATAAAAATTATTATACCCCTGATATTTGGCTCTGGACGAAGAAGACGTTTCCCTACTACAGGTATGTTGTTGGCATGGATGTCTACATTAAAAATCAGCCGTTCTGGATGTGGTACTTAGATTCAACCAACTGGGCATGGATGGAGCACGTGATAGGTAATTACGGATATCTTGGTGATTTCAACATTCAGACAGGCGAACACGATGACAAACTCGATACAGGTGGGAGATACAAGAAAAACAGCTGGACCCACGTCGAGATAGCAGTTGAAGACTGGTATGACTGGTTGGGCTACCATTACGCTGATTTCATCACCTACCAGAACACGACAGGGCCATTCACGGGTACGTGGAGCGGAAACACGAAGGAGGTGAGTTATTACTCCGGTTACCATGCAGAAATTAACACCGCCATAGGCCTCGGCCAGTTCTACAAGGGTCCGAGCCAGTACAAGTTCATCTACGTCAGGAAGTACCTCGACCCCTACTATCTCTCAACCACCGTTAAGAACGTTGGAAACATAAACGTGGTGCAATCGGCTCAGTTCGTGGACGACAACCCCGGGCACCCGGACCTGACGGAGAGCGGTAACGACTGGCTGGTGATCCTCAAGGACTGGAAGGCGATCAAGTGGAGCACCCAGAGCACGGGGTACAAGAACGTCCCCAACCGTTATGAGGTGGACGTCGTTAAGGGGGCAGGCGGGCTGGAGCTAACCTTTACACACTCCCCCAACCTAACGGCCCAAAGCACAACGGAGACCACCCTAACAGGAGTGTCTCCCCCCGAATTTGATGTCCTCACCGTCATAGACAATACCCAGAGCAACAACGCTCAGTTCAGCTGGATAGTGGCGGCACCTTACCCATACTCCAGCTATTCCGGCGCAGAGATAGGGGTGTCCACTCCCCAGACAAAACCATCCTCCGCGGGTGCAGTGGCACGCGCCTACGACCTCCAGCCGTTCATCAACTGCCTTCAAGACAACCGCTACTTCGCAATATCAGGAGGGTGGTCATTCTTCGAGCGCTTGGAGGGCAGCAACCAGAACCATGATGCATATGTTGCTCTGGCACACTCAATGCAGGATGCCCTCGGTTACAAGTACGGAAGCAGTTACTACCCCATCGGCCTCGTCAGCTTCATGATACCCAACGCGAATTACGACGAGAAGCTCCTCAACCTGTTTAACACCCTGGGCATCACCCTAGACGATGAGAGCAGCGCCGACTACTACTTCCTGTCCCACTACTTCAAAGATGCCCCAAAAATCCAGGGATACCAGGTCTGGGGGATATCCTACGGCACCTACTCTGGAGGGGACCTTTCAACAGTACCCTTCTACATAGATAGAGAGACGGCAGAGGAAATATTTGGTACCTACGGGTCGAACGACCTAATAGAGAGGTGAAATAATGTCCATTGAAGACGCTCTATACAGTGTAGGGGAGTCGGTGGATTCCTGCGGCCGATGGCTCCGGCAGTTCATCTTCCCACGGCCCTCAAAAGAGCCTCCCTCCTTCAAACATTTAAGAAGGCTGATAAAACGGGATCTGACGGTCCATGAATTTTTGAGCCTGACGCTCCAACTTGCTTTCATCTTTTATCTGGTCGTGAACCTGATACTCTTACTTCTGCGGCTGGATGTACTGTGGATCCTCCTCACGGCCCCACCGTATTTTCTGTACATAAGGTACATAATAGTGAGGAACAGAGAATTTTTCCTTGAACCGGAACCGTATAGGATGTTCTACTACTGGATCTTCGGGATCTCATTCGCATCATTTGCAGGGTATGCGATGATGCGCATTGTGGCAACGACGGTGTACTACTACATGGGCTATCTGGCGGTTATACTCGGGGTTATCCTCATGTTCAGGCACTACTTCAGATCCCGGTACGGACGTGAGTGGACCTATGGAACCGTGGAGGAGGTAAAGGGCGACGCCGCAAGGGTCTTCGTACACGATGACCTAGCTGCTAACGTCAAGCCCGGTTACTACTGGGTCGATGCCGTTCCAGAGGCCAAACCAGGAAGGGTGGTTAAGCTCCTGATAGAAAACCGGGCCATCAAAGGTGCGGTACCGGTGAGGATCCTTGAAGTATACCTAGGAGGTCAGTCCTCCCAGACGGAGACAGAGCCAAATGACGCAGCAGATTGAAGGATGAGGAGGTATAGTGAGTGACACGGCTCAACGAGGTTCGTCTTAACGAATCCTCCCCCGATTCTCTTCAGTCTAAGGGGCTCCACTGGGTAACATTTTGGTTTTATCAAAACTGAGTCTCCTTTATCGTGGAACTCCATCCCCAATCCCCAGCAGACCCGGCTTAAAAAGGCCTTGAACTCCACCCACCTCTCGATGCGGCACCTGTAGTACACCGTGTATCCCAAAGTATCACCTACAAAAGTAAGTTAAGGACTTTAAAAAGTTTTTTATTTTGCAATCTAGCTGGGTAATCCCAATGGGTGACCTCTGAAAGGGATAAGAAAAGAGGAACATTAGGGTTCCCCGCAGAGCTCCGCGAAGTTGCGGTAAACATCTGAACCCCTCTCCGTGTGGAAGACCTCAGGATGAAACTGCACGCCGTAGATAGGAAGGCTCTCGTGTTTCATGGCCTCAACGGGACAGGTCTCGCTCCTAGCCAAAAGCCTGAAGCCCTCCGGAAGCTCTTTCACCTCATCCATGTGGCTCTCCCAGACCTTGAGCCTCTTCGGAAGCCCGCGGAAAATCCCGTTTTCTTCCAATATCTCCACCTCAACGAGGCTGTACTCGGCTTTTTCTCCCCTACCGACCTTTCCGCCGAAGTATCTCGCTATGAGCTGGTGGCCGAGGCAGATACCGAGGATTGGGACGTTGAACTCATCGTAATGCTCCAGGATGGCGGAGCAGTTGCCGGTCTTCTCGATGTCCGGGCCGCCTGAGAAGATTATGCCCTTCGGATTCATGGCCATTATCTCCTCAAGCGGCGTCGTGTTTGGGATTATCTTGGCCTCGACGCCGATGTAGCGGAGCGTCCTCCAAATCCTGTGAACGTATTGACCTCCATTGTCCATAATCAGGATCATATCAATCACCTCACTCGAACTCTATGGTCGCGGGCGGCTTGTTGGTGATGTCGTAGAGCACCCTTCCAACCTCGGGTATCTCGCCTGTAATACGGAACGCTATCCTCCGGAGAACCTCGAAGGGGACGTTCATCGCGTTGGCTGTCATGCCGTCGAGGCTCTCAACGATGCGGACAGCGATTGTTTCCTTGTAGGCCCTTATGTCGCCCTGAACGCCGACGGTCTTCACCCCCAGCAGAACCGCGAAGGCCTGCCACGGTCTTAAACCGGCCTTCTCGATCTCTTCCTCAACTATGGCGTTCGCCTCCCTAACAATGGCGACCTTCTCCGGCGTAACCTCACCGAGGACGCGGACGGCAAGGCCAGGCCCCGGGAAGGGCATTCTGTTGTATATCTTCTCCGGCAGGCCAAGTTCTTTTGCCAGCCCCCTGACTTCGTCCTTGTAGAGGTCTCTGAGGGGCTCGATGAGCTTGAGGTTGAGCCTCTCGGGCAAACCACCGACGTTGTGGTGGCTCTTTATCTTGCCCTTGCTCTCGATCCAGTCCGGGGCTATCGTTCCCTGAATGAGGAAGTCCGCGTTGATTTCCTTCGCTACTTCTTCAAACACCTCGATGAAGACCCTGCCGATTATCTTCCTCTTCTCCTCCGGGTCTGTGACGCCCTTGAGGGCATTGAAAAAGCGCTCGCCCGCATCTATGTAGTGCAGGTTGAGACCGAACTCGTCCCTGAAGGTTTTGACAACAAATTCAGGTTCGCCCTTCCTCATGAAGCCGGTGTTGACAAAGACCGCGTGGAGCTTATCGCCTATCGCTTTGTGGGCGAGTATCGCGGCAGTTGAGCTGTCAACGCCACCGCTGAGCGCTATTATCGCCCTACCATCGCCGACCGTTTCCCTAATCTCCTCGACCTTCTCTTTAATGAACCCCTCCCACATGGACACCACCTTTTTGCCTACATGCGAGTGCTAATTTATAAACCTACCCGGGCGGGAATTAAACAGGTTCACGTCAAAATCTCGTCGAGCCTTTCCTCGTCCTCGGCCTGCCTCAGCTCCATGGCGATTCTCCTTCCCGTGCTGACGGGCTTATCGTAGCGGAGCCAGCTGTAGGGGGAGCCGTGGACGAAGGGGTTCGTTCCAGCGACTATCCTGGCAGAAATCTCGAAGACGACGAACTCAAGCTCCTCGGTGAAGACCCCCTCAAGGCAAAACGGCCCCCAGAGACCGCCCATGAGCTCCTCCGCCGCTTCCACAACCCGCTCTCCTGCTTCGAGGACGTCCATCAGCAGGCTCTCCCTCAGGACGAGCGGGATGTTGCCTATCACCGTGTAGTTGGTGTTGGGTTCAAGGGAAAGCTGTTCTTTGGCTGGAATCCTTCCTATTGCATCTACATTGCTCTCGTAACGCCGGTCTATGCTCATCAGCTCCAGCTCGCGGTTGAGCTTTGAGTAGAAGTAGTGGGGGTAAACCGGAACGCCGAGGACGTACTCCTGAATCTGAATCCCTGCCAGGTCCTCCTTGTCATTAATGCCGAGCCTCTCGGCTTTCTTCCAGAAGTCCCCGGGACCCTTAGCCAAAAAGTAGCCCCTCCCACCCTTCGCCCCGTGGGGCTTGACTATGACCGGCCCGTCTATGTCGTCTGGATCCTCGTAAACCCTCGGGAGGCGAAGCTTCGCCTTCTCAAGCCACCTCCTCTCCAGTGAGCGGTCGCTCTCCCACTTCAGGATCTCTTTGTTGCCGTAGTAGGGGACGCGCATCTTCTCGACAAGCTCAATGCCAAGGTGGGCCACGAAGGAACCGGTGGGAATAACGACGGCATCCAGTTCAAGGAGCTTTTCCTCAGGATAGCTTCCCTCAATGAAGTAGTCCGCCACAGGAAAGTACCTCGTGTAGAGGGGCTTAACCCTGGCCTTTCCAAAGGCAACCGTCTCAAAACCCTCGTCCTTGGCGCCCTTCAAAATCTGAAGGGCAGAGTGGGAGGCATACGTTGAAACCCTCATCCCTCTCCACCTAAAAGCCTTGGTAGGGATTTGTGAACCGCTTCAAGCTCCGACACGGGCTTCCTGAGAAGCTCCTTCCCGTTCCAGAGGAAGACCGCGTCTTTTCCTCCCGCCTTTCCGATGACCGTGAAGTGTTTGAAGAGTGCTTTAAGCTCGTCAAGGGTCTCCTCCCAGAAGGCAACTATGTAGCGCCCGTGGCTTTCGCTGAAAGCTATTTCCACCGGGTTAGAGATTTCAGCGAGAACCTTTGAGAGGTCAACCATGAAGCCTGCTCTCCCTGCCACGGCCATTTCCGATAAAGCTACCACTAGTCCACCCCTGCTAACGTCATGAACCGCTCTGACGAGGCCTTTCCGTATAGCCCTCAGAATCCCCTCGGCGCTGGCCCTTTCATCTACAAGGTTCACGCGCGGGGCAAAGCCACCTTCGACGCCGAGCCTTGAGAACAGCTCCGAACCACCGAGTTCGGCCTTCGTTATCCCAACGATGCCTATGAACAGTCCATCGCCCAGCCCCATCTCCGGGATTTCCTCAAGCTTGGCCTTCCCGAGGCCTGCAACCACAGGAGTAGGCTTTATCGGCCTTCCTGCAACCTCGTTGTAGAAGCTGACGTTCCCGCTGACGTACGCCAAACCAAAGGCCTTGGCACCCTCAGCCAGCCCATTAATCGTCTCAGCGAAGCTCCAGTAGACCTCGGGCCTCTCGGGCGAGGCGAAGTTGAGGTTGTCCACCAAAGCGAGGGGCTCAGCCCCGACACTCACGAGGTTTCTAACGACTTCAGCAACGGCCCCCATAGCGCCATGGTAGGGGTTAAGATAGCTGTGGTTCGGGTTACCATCGGCAACGAAAGCCAAACCGTACTCGTCGTTGAGCTTGAGCACCGCGGAATCCCTTCCAGGTTTGAGGACGGTCCTCCCCTGAACCTCATGGTCGTAGCTTTCCCAGACCCAGCGCTTGCTTACGATGTTCGGACTGCCCCAGACGAGGTCGAAGGCCTCGCTGAATGAAACATCGGGAGTTTCAACCGATCTCTCGGCGCTGTAGGGCCTCATCTTCCACTCTATCGTGGGAACGTGCGCCAGGAGTTCAACCGGAAGGTCGGCGACCTTCTCACCCTTCCAGTAGACGATGAACCTCGGCTCCTCGATGACTTCGCCGACGACTGCCCATTCGAGGCCGTATTTTTCGAATATCCCTCCTAAGGCACTAACGTCCTCGGGCTTAACCGCGAAGAGCATCCGCTCCTGGCTCTCCGAAATCATGATTTCCGTTGGAGTCATCCCCGGTTCGCGTAGTGGAACCTTATCGACGTGGATTATGGCTCCAAATCTCCTCTTGCCTGCGATTTCCGATGCCGCACATGTTAAACCGCCACCGCCCAGATCCTTTAGGGCCCTTACCCTGCCGGTGTAAACGGCCCCAAGAGTAGCTTCAATGAGTAATTTCTCGGTGAAGGAGTCGGGAATCTGAACCGCCGAGCGATCTTCCTCCTCCGCCTTCTCGCCCAGCTCTTCGCTCGCGAATGTAACTCCATGAATCCCGTCCCTTCCGGTTCTGTTGCCGACTAGGACGAGCTTCAGACCGGCTTCAGTTACGTAGCTGTGGACGAGGTGTTCCGGCCTCATTATTCCGACGCAGGCAACGTTAACGAGCGTGTAGTTATCCAAGCTCTCATCGAACTCCGTTTCGCCCCCAACGGTCGGAACCCCTATCCTGTTGCCGTAGTCGGCTATGCTCTTGACGACGTACTCGAAGAGGTATCTGTTTCTCTCCTTCTCCAGTGGCCCGAAGCGTATCAGGTCGAGGAGCGCTATCGGCCTCGCACCCATGCACAGTATGTCCCTCACTATTCCGCCGACGCCTGTGGCGGCACCGCCGTAGGGTTCCACAGCGGAAGGATGGTTGTGGCTCTCGATTCCAACGACTATCCATGTTTTGTCGTCGAATTTCACTATCCCAGCATCTTCGCCAGGGCCCAAGATTACGTGCTCGTTTTTTGTTGGTAAAAGCTTTAACCAGGGCCTGCTCGATTTATAGGAGGCATGCTCGCTCCACATCACCTCAAGCATGGCCCATTCAACTTCGTTCGGCTCCCTTCCAAGCTTTTCCCTAATGATTTTCTCCTCGTGAGGGAACATGAGAATCACCTCTCCTATTATCAGAAATATGTAAAAATTTAAAGTTTTTAAGGTTTATTTTGACAGAAAAATGTTAAACAGAAGATTATCCGAAGGCGACGACTCTTTTAAGACTCGTTATGTAGACGAAATAATGATAGTTCAGCAGGTTTTCATTCCCACCTCTGGAGGGCTTCCTTTTGAACACGTCAGGTGATCCTGCTATTAACAGGACGTACCCTTCGCCCGCAGGGTTATTCAGAGCTTCGACGATGAAAACCCCATTGGAATGTTTAACCCCGTTGAGAACGACAGAGTTACCTCTAATCTCCACGTATCTGTTGAGCCTACTAACAACGGGAGAGCTTAGCGGTGCAATGACAATCAGATTGCCACTTCCAGGCCCCTCCGTGAACGTCACCTCAAATCCGCCCTTCTCAAGCATATTAACGTAGCTTTTAACGTAGGAGCTCTCCGAGAGGTTTGGGGAATACACCTTAACACCCTTCGTTTTAAACGCCACAAAGGCCATTCTTATAGTCGGCTCCAATGAAACGTTCCTCCAGAAGCCCTCTCTATACCAGATATCAATGAGTCTTGCGAGTTCTGGCATGAAGCTCTCGAAGGTAGGGTATTTGCCCCTGTTTGGAAGGTAATCTGTGAGATATGCTTGATATATCCTCCCCACAAGGTAGAAACCGATGCTCTCCTGGTTCTCTATGAACCTCTCGGCGCTTTGATTACCCTGAGTTTCGAGTATGTAGTAGGCCTCGAAAGCCCTAACAAAGGTTTCATTTGTCAGCATAACTTTCTCTGAATCTAACTTCACATTCTTAGTGATAAAATCCTGTCGGAATAATTTTGAGATATTGTTAATATCAACAATTTTGGACATAAAACTCCAAAGACTTTAAATTATCATCAATAACACAATAATTTATTGAGATCAAACACCACGGAAAGTAGAAAAATGAAGAGAACCATATAAGCCCGTTACACTATAGTTATAATGATTCCGAGTAGGGAAAGGATGTTTGAGGGCTCGTGAGGATTTTTTGACATCTCATTCAATATACTAAGAATGTGTTTTAGGATATTCTTCTTAATTTGTTCAGATTCTTTAGTCTCTTCGAGCTTGAACAGGAATTCTTTTTTGCAGGTTTTGATGTTTTTGATAAACTCACTATAATTTCCATTGCTCAGAGGATACAATAGCTTGCTTTCAACATATTTCAGCATGTCATACACTGCGTCAGTTCTTTCACCAATTTTGGTTTTTTTATGAAGCATGCTTGAGAGTTTGGGGTGAATACTCTTACAAAGCTCTGTTAATGTCTCTTTGTTGAAGATGTATTCTGAAATTTCGAAAAGCAGACAGACTTTATTATGGATGTGGAGGTTCATTTGTTTCATCTGATTTCTGAGTATTATGTGATATTTTTTCAGAAGGACAATATTTTTATTAAACGCCTCATAATCCTGCTTTAATATTGACAGTATGCTACTGTATACATAGTAAATCAGGTTGTCCAGTGGTGTTATGTATATACCTTTAGAATCAATATATCTGTTAAAATAGTGTTCAGCTGTGTCATAATCTCCTGTAAGCATTGAAATAACGCCCAAAGTAATGTTTGAGACTACTGGTCTGTGCCTCCATTCGTTCTTCTCTAATATCCCTAAAGCCATTTTTAATGTCGTAATCGACTCATCAAAGAGTCCTTTTCTCATATATATCAGAGACTTCGTATAGAGGACATATGCAAATTCAATCTCTTCAAGTTGGGTAGCATTTTTACAAAGTGCTTCGGCTTTTCCCAAGAATTTCCAAGCTGTATTAAGGTCTTGCTTCACTCTAAGCATGTAATAAGAATATGTCCTATAAAATCTCATGCCTAGGTATCCCTTATATTTTTGTGCTAATTTTTCGGCAATTTTTATGAATTCATCACAATCCATATAGATTTGAGCATCTGCTAATGTTTCTATATATTTAGATATCGCTCTGAGTTTTTCTTTCTCATTATTTAATTGAAAGCATATATCAATGGCGTCTTTGCAGAGAGCAACTGCATCTGTTAATAAGCCCAAACTAACTAATCTGGTTGCTAAAACTTCCAAGTATAATACTTTTTGTGGAGTGTTTTCTAATGTATAAATTAGTTCCTTTATGGAAAATGCCCATTTTTTGGCTTTTTCTGGGTCAACTGCTGAGAGATATGCTAGTTTTGCAAACCCTGCGAGAATGTTCTCAGGGTCTAGCTCCAGACACAGCTCTACCAATCCCAAATACTCCTCAGAAATCATACTGATTTGTGTTGGCTCCTCAGCTATTAGATTGAACAGAAAACGAGAAACTTTCTCCGCAATTCTCTTTTTTGTGATATCCTTTTCGTTTTTGGCATCCCTCAAAATATTTTTCAGGTCTTTCACACTTTTTAATATTGTTGATTTGGAGTTGGATTCCAACGAAGATTCAAATCTGGACAAATAAGCTTCGATATTTTTGCTTGCTGTCACTTCATACACCCCAGCTCAGTTTTTTTGAGATCAAAGCTATTGAAATACCACAGTAAATCAAAATACCCACGAGGTACGTTAAATAGTCAGAACCATTTAGAAGTGCATTTCTTAGGATTTCTGCTGTGTAAGTGGTAGGTATTAACAGGGCTATCTTTTGGAAAAGAGGAGGTAATTTGGCTAAGGGATAATACACTGGAGGAAGCAGAATTAATGCAGTTGAAAGTATCATCGTTACAGCATCAACATGCACTAAGTTCTTTATATACAATGAGACAGAGAATGCTATTAAGCTGAATTGTATCCAAGTAAGCAGTATTAGAAGCATGACTAAGGCAAAGGACTGGAAAGTCAGCGGAAGCTTATAGAACATTAATGCAATAAATATGAACGTTGCAGGAAGAGCGCCAATGAATCTTGAAAGTGATAAGCCGAGCATATACTCTAAAGGAGTGACTGGAGAGGCTACAAAGATATCTTGAAACCCGATGAGTTTTAGTATGACAACTAAACGTGCAACGCTGAGGCTGGTATGGACTACTGTGGCCACTATAGCTCCAATAAGCCCATACAAAAGAGCTTTTTCACCCCCCAGGAAATATAGAATTAAGGTAATTCCTATGGGCGTCAATAGTTGGGCAAATATCCATAGCGGAGAACGGAATAATGATGTCAGATTTAAATATGCAACCGAGATTACGGCCTTAAACTTATTTTTCATAGTTTCCCCCTCCGGTGTTAATCCTGCCGCTGAGTACAAAATAATCTTCCAAGTCTGTTGGTGATACCGATATGCTAATTTCGGAACTGTTTAAACTGATTTCCTCAACTATATTTTCCAATATATCACGATTTTTAGCATATATGATCATTTTATCCCCCATCTCCATGATCAGGGTATTTTCTCGGGACGCAATTCTTTCATAACTGGGAGAGTTTAAATCAAGAATTAGCTTGTACTTATAGGGCAGGTTTTCTTTTAGAGTATTTGTTTGTCCAAGTGCCGTGAGAGTTCCTTCCTGCAGAATTCCCACAGTACTAGCTAGCATCTCAGCTTCTAGACCAAGGTTCGTCGTGATGAAGAAGAACGATTCATTTTTGAGCTGTAGCAGTAGTTTCCAAGTATTTCTTCGAGAATATGGATCCAATCCAAGGGTAGGTTCATCTAGAAACGTTA is a window of Thermococcus sp. DNA encoding:
- a CDS encoding GMP synthase subunit A → MILIMDNGGQYVHRIWRTLRYIGVEAKIIPNTTPLEEIMAMNPKGIIFSGGPDIEKTGNCSAILEHYDEFNVPILGICLGHQLIARYFGGKVGRGEKAEYSLVEVEILEENGIFRGLPKRLKVWESHMDEVKELPEGFRLLARSETCPVEAMKHESLPIYGVQFHPEVFHTERGSDVYRNFAELCGEP
- a CDS encoding TonB-dependent receptor, with amino-acid sequence MGYTVYYRCRIERWVEFKAFLSRVCWGLGMEFHDKGDSVLIKPKCYPVEPLRLKRIGGGFVKTNLVEPCHSLYLLILQSAASFGSVSVWED
- a CDS encoding DUF2101 family protein, which encodes MSIEDALYSVGESVDSCGRWLRQFIFPRPSKEPPSFKHLRRLIKRDLTVHEFLSLTLQLAFIFYLVVNLILLLLRLDVLWILLTAPPYFLYIRYIIVRNREFFLEPEPYRMFYYWIFGISFASFAGYAMMRIVATTVYYYMGYLAVILGVILMFRHYFRSRYGREWTYGTVEEVKGDAARVFVHDDLAANVKPGYYWVDAVPEAKPGRVVKLLIENRAIKGAVPVRILEVYLGGQSSQTETEPNDAAD
- a CDS encoding DUF2341 domain-containing protein, yielding MNSTVILLLIPLLLLLATYEDASSQIINSQSERTQVERTFDVVSYVALDFQKAMELSGKRAIVAVVDYVATTGNFIDPNYMANNTIRDLVLRGTTYSPVGNSPDVQRIMRNQDLKSWISNLATLLRKQGYTIEPSPSQIASSIELKVSPLDAFHVVIRGRIPNVTIRDLSGKVVYTGPIPRRGYIYSIISIQDLEDPMYSAMTGGRYHRSVRACNYAFPAFTPPFTAANGSGSGNSTVVPGLFGSDLQYNATTIWGPTEGYITNLTIDGSPVTTDKVVLKNGDMGVIAFNATSTGVSWCDASMEHKVDVSLPPSAPLNSLVLLVFDTASVSSSFGSAAHDGNRASIAIYPKGSCVPAPYWIEYWGSNKILIWLNTTSTRDYTIYYSIDPSLESSGNIGIFPYHAQDISLTAGSKKSSPLWTNVNWSSFFVRYSMTASSGASDFDAGIGINWNSTSSADYLVVTASYPVKVNDVQIPIYLNSTVASEILHDATTNKAEIGVYSDPQFKNPVPFWIEYWNDKGALIWIKGNLPGTYYIKYNTGTMTRGDGNEVFLFFDDFSYLNPGMSGSTIAQLLREHGWNVGGSSKYLSAGEGILKLRGDKNYYTPDIWLWTKKTFPYYRYVVGMDVYIKNQPFWMWYLDSTNWAWMEHVIGNYGYLGDFNIQTGEHDDKLDTGGRYKKNSWTHVEIAVEDWYDWLGYHYADFITYQNTTGPFTGTWSGNTKEVSYYSGYHAEINTAIGLGQFYKGPSQYKFIYVRKYLDPYYLSTTVKNVGNINVVQSAQFVDDNPGHPDLTESGNDWLVILKDWKAIKWSTQSTGYKNVPNRYEVDVVKGAGGLELTFTHSPNLTAQSTTETTLTGVSPPEFDVLTVIDNTQSNNAQFSWIVAAPYPYSSYSGAEIGVSTPQTKPSSAGAVARAYDLQPFINCLQDNRYFAISGGWSFFERLEGSNQNHDAYVALAHSMQDALGYKYGSSYYPIGLVSFMIPNANYDEKLLNLFNTLGITLDDESSADYYFLSHYFKDAPKIQGYQVWGISYGTYSGGDLSTVPFYIDRETAEEIFGTYGSNDLIER
- the guaA gene encoding glutamine-hydrolyzing GMP synthase, yielding MWEGFIKEKVEEIRETVGDGRAIIALSGGVDSSTAAILAHKAIGDKLHAVFVNTGFMRKGEPEFVVKTFRDEFGLNLHYIDAGERFFNALKGVTDPEEKRKIIGRVFIEVFEEVAKEINADFLIQGTIAPDWIESKGKIKSHHNVGGLPERLNLKLIEPLRDLYKDEVRGLAKELGLPEKIYNRMPFPGPGLAVRVLGEVTPEKVAIVREANAIVEEEIEKAGLRPWQAFAVLLGVKTVGVQGDIRAYKETIAVRIVESLDGMTANAMNVPFEVLRRIAFRITGEIPEVGRVLYDITNKPPATIEFE
- a CDS encoding DUF4932 domain-containing protein, coding for MSKIVDINNISKLFRQDFITKNVKLDSEKVMLTNETFVRAFEAYYILETQGNQSAERFIENQESIGFYLVGRIYQAYLTDYLPNRGKYPTFESFMPELARLIDIWYREGFWRNVSLEPTIRMAFVAFKTKGVKVYSPNLSESSYVKSYVNMLEKGGFEVTFTEGPGSGNLIVIAPLSSPVVSRLNRYVEIRGNSVVLNGVKHSNGVFIVEALNNPAGEGYVLLIAGSPDVFKRKPSRGGNENLLNYHYFVYITSLKRVVAFG
- a CDS encoding formate--phosphoribosylaminoimidazolecarboxamide ligase; amino-acid sequence: MRVSTYASHSALQILKGAKDEGFETVAFGKARVKPLYTRYFPVADYFIEGSYPEEKLLELDAVVIPTGSFVAHLGIELVEKMRVPYYGNKEILKWESDRSLERRWLEKAKLRLPRVYEDPDDIDGPVIVKPHGAKGGRGYFLAKGPGDFWKKAERLGINDKEDLAGIQIQEYVLGVPVYPHYFYSKLNRELELMSIDRRYESNVDAIGRIPAKEQLSLEPNTNYTVIGNIPLVLRESLLMDVLEAGERVVEAAEELMGGLWGPFCLEGVFTEELEFVVFEISARIVAGTNPFVHGSPYSWLRYDKPVSTGRRIAMELRQAEDEERLDEILT
- the purL gene encoding phosphoribosylformylglycinamidine synthase subunit PurL → MFPHEEKIIREKLGREPNEVEWAMLEVMWSEHASYKSSRPWLKLLPTKNEHVILGPGEDAGIVKFDDKTWIVVGIESHNHPSAVEPYGGAATGVGGIVRDILCMGARPIALLDLIRFGPLEKERNRYLFEYVVKSIADYGNRIGVPTVGGETEFDESLDNYTLVNVACVGIMRPEHLVHSYVTEAGLKLVLVGNRTGRDGIHGVTFASEELGEKAEEEDRSAVQIPDSFTEKLLIEATLGAVYTGRVRALKDLGGGGLTCAASEIAGKRRFGAIIHVDKVPLREPGMTPTEIMISESQERMLFAVKPEDVSALGGIFEKYGLEWAVVGEVIEEPRFIVYWKGEKVADLPVELLAHVPTIEWKMRPYSAERSVETPDVSFSEAFDLVWGSPNIVSKRWVWESYDHEVQGRTVLKPGRDSAVLKLNDEYGLAFVADGNPNHSYLNPYHGAMGAVAEVVRNLVSVGAEPLALVDNLNFASPERPEVYWSFAETINGLAEGAKAFGLAYVSGNVSFYNEVAGRPIKPTPVVAGLGKAKLEEIPEMGLGDGLFIGIVGITKAELGGSELFSRLGVEGGFAPRVNLVDERASAEGILRAIRKGLVRAVHDVSRGGLVVALSEMAVAGRAGFMVDLSKVLAEISNPVEIAFSESHGRYIVAFWEETLDELKALFKHFTVIGKAGGKDAVFLWNGKELLRKPVSELEAVHKSLPRLLGGEG
- a CDS encoding ABC transporter permease — encoded protein: MKNKFKAVISVAYLNLTSLFRSPLWIFAQLLTPIGITLILYFLGGEKALLYGLIGAIVATVVHTSLSVARLVVILKLIGFQDIFVASPVTPLEYMLGLSLSRFIGALPATFIFIALMFYKLPLTFQSFALVMLLILLTWIQFSLIAFSVSLYIKNLVHVDAVTMILSTALILLPPVYYPLAKLPPLFQKIALLIPTTYTAEILRNALLNGSDYLTYLVGILIYCGISIALISKKLSWGV